AAATGCTCGTGAGTCCCCGTCATTTCCGAAAGAACACGCCGAGGATCGGCGCGCTCATAAAGTTCGCGTTTCTGAGGCCCTCGTAGGGCTCGAAATTCCCAACTCGCCCAGAATTTCTACAAGTGCCTTCCGCCCTCGACTCGAGATGACTTCACTCGTAGGCCAGTACTTCTGGGAGTGGTTCGCGTGTCACCCTCCATGCGGGCCATGCACTGACGAGCCCCGTGAATATGACCACCAGGATGGCCGATCCGGTCAGGCCCGCGTCCGATACGGCAAAGTCCAGCGGCGTTCCGAGGATAAGGTGACCAAAGAAGTCGGAGATGACCCGACTCGCCGGCCAGGCTACGAGCGCAGCAAGACCCCAGCTCAAGGCACCGGCGATCTGTCCTTCCGTGACCAGAAGTCCGATGATCGCGGTATTCGACGCTCCGATGGAGCGCAGCACTCCGGTTTCTCGTCGACGCTCGAGCACGTTCATGCTCAAGGTCGAAACGAGGCCGACGCCGCCAACCGTCAATACGAAGAAGGAAGCGACCGTGAGGAAATAGAAGATCACGTCGAGGTGATCGACGATGACCTGCAGATTCTCTGCTTTGCTGAGCGAGAGTCTGATGTCTACACCCGAGCGTTCGAAGCGGGCTTCGAGGCGCCGAACTACTTCCTGCTGAAAGGTGCTGTCGTGCGCGGCGGTCGAAACGTGGAGGCTCAGTGCTGCCTCTCCGGCCGTTTTCCCCGCATTCAGAAGATAGGCCTTGGGTGGGCCGCCAATCTCTTTTGCGATACCGGCCAATCTCCAGGTCGAGTCGCTCGCATCCGGCTCTCCCATCCGGATCACCAGTGAATCGCCTACCTGTAGGCTTGGGTTGAATTCCATCATTCCCTGATTGATCACGACGGACCGCTCACCGGTTACATCACCCCAGCGGCCGCTCAACATTGGAAGTTCCATGCGGGCTCCCTCCGGAGGGAAGAGCGCAGAGAATCGTGTCGGGGATAGCCCATCCGAATGGACGAGGGAGGCCAGGCCACCGCCCCAGGCTTCCCAGTCCGTGACTCCGGGGGTTCCTTTCACGATCTCAGCGATGCGCGCGCGCGAAACGGGCTGTTCGAAAATGACCTCGACATCGTACGGGCGCGAATCCGATGCCGCGCGCAGAGTTTCTCCGAGCGATGCGCGCAGGTTCAAGGCAACCAGGAAGGTCGCCAGGCCCAACGCCAGGGTTGCGACGGTGAGTACCAGCCGTGCCGGGCGTCGGGCGGAGTTGCGAACCGCCAGAAGCAGACGTCGAGGCCCACCCACTGTTCCTGCGAAGAGCGATGCAGCGCGTGGAATTCGATCGGTTCCCCGAGTCAACAGAGCCGCCTGAACGCTCACTCGCGTGCCGCGCCAGACTGGATAGCCCGCGGCCAGCAGCGGGAGTGCGAGACCGGCCAGTGCCAAGGAGACCAGGACCGATACCGGTGTGCTCAGGGTCATCACGTCGAAGTTGAGCTGGCCTGCGACCACACTCGCAAAGCCCCGACCAGAAGCGATCCCGAGCGGTAACCCGATCGCCAGGCCTAGCAACGCCAGGGCCGTGACCATGCCGAAGTAGATGACCATAACCTGTGCGGGTCTCGCTCCGATGGCCTTCATGATCCCGATCTCTCGAATCTGTCGAGCGAGCAAAGCGGAGAGCATGTTGATGATCAGTACTCCACTCAGCACGAGCGCCATGCTTCCGATCGAGATCTGCAGCAGGAGCAGTGCTTCGAGTTGACCCTGGTGAGGGTGGCGACCGGGCCGCGGAATCTCGACCGTAAAGACCTCGATCCCCTCGTTGCTCAAAGACGTGCGCACATCTTGTGCCACCTCGCGGATGTGAGCACGCTCGAAAGGGCGCTCGCCGACCGTGATCTTGAGCTGCTGATGGGGTGGCAGCAGGCCCAATGCTCGAGCTGAGGCGAGCGAGACATATCCGTAAATGAGGTGCTCCATGCGAGACGGTGCCTGGCCGGGGTCGTGAACGAATGCCGACACTTGAAGCTCCCGCCGAAGATTCTGTCCTGGGAACCGGAAAGTCAGGGAGTCGCCGATGGCCATCGGCATCAACTGTCGGGCGTCGCGCTCGATCGCGATCTCCGCGAGACCCGCCGGCCACTGCCCCTTCTCGAGATCGAATCGCGAAATGCGCAGATCCTGAAAGTCTTCGACGATGAAGAGATGCAGTGGGATCCACTTGTCTACACCCAGCTGAATTCGGCCCCTGGTGAGGCTGCGCAGTTCGGCATCGAATACGCCAGGTCGAGCTCGTGCGATCGAGACCGGGTCTTCACCCCGTGCAACCCAGAGAGTTGCCGACGCCGGGTTGGTTGCCAGATAGTTGTCTCGGAGATCCCGGGTCGAGATGACGTTGGAAACGACGACCGACGATAGTCCCCATACACCGATGATCAGGGCGAGTAGTACGAGCGCCGTGCGGCCGCGGTCTTGAGCCAGATCGCGCACGGCTTTTCGGTAGCGTGGTCTCATGATTCAGATTTCATCAGTGCGGGATCGATGAGACCGTCGGCGATACGCACCACGCGCGAGAAACCCCAGTCTTTCGTACGCTCGTGCGTCACGACGATGACGGTCTTGTTCGATGCAGCCAGCTCTTCAAAGAGCCGATGGATATCGGCGGCCGTGTGTGAGTCCAGATTTCCCGTCGGTTCATCGGCGACGATCAGCGGAGGATCGTTTGCGAGCGCACGCGCGATGGCGACTCTTTGTTGCTCGCCTCCGGATAGCGTTGCCGGGAATTTCTTTGCATGCCCGGCGACTCCGACACGTTCAAGCAGTTCAAGTGCTCGACGTTCTCGCTCCCTCGCCGGTGATTTGCCCAGGAAGTCCATCGGCAACATCACATTTTCGACTACGGTCAAAGTAGGCATCAACTGAAAGAACTGAAAAACGACGCCAACGTTCTCACCGCGCCAGCGTGCGAGTCGTCCTTCGGCGAGGTCGTGGACCGCCGTCCCTCCTACCGACACCGATCCCAGCGTGGGTCTGTCAATACCGGCAATCAGATTGAGCAGCGTCGACTTTCCACTTCCGGACCTCCCGACGATGGCGAGGTACTCCCCGCGATCGACCTCGAGATCGATGCCACATAGTGCTGCGGTCGTTCCGGCCGGGCTTTCGAAGCTCTTCTCGACGTTTTGCAAGTTGACCAGAGTCGAGCGACTGGACTGCGCAACCGTCAAGCTGCGCTCCGGATTTCGTCGCTGCTCTTACGCGGCTTGCACTCGATCTCGTAACCCCAGTAGAGACCCGGATACGGCTCCAGCATGTCGATGTACCTCTGCCGGAAGGCCTGGTACTCGGGTGAAGCGAAGATCGTCTGAGCGTCCGCGCCTTCTTCGAGTTCGATGATGGCGGCGAACTCGTAGCGGAGCGCTTTGCCTGGAGGAACCATGCAATCTGCTGCCCTGCAGATCTTGTAGTCTTTCACTCCGGGTAGGCTGCGAACGAATGGGGTCTTGTGTTCTTGCAAGAACTTTTCGTAGAGATCCGCTTTTCCTTCCACGGCGAAGTGCGTGCTGACAAGAACCTTCATAGTGGTTTCTCCATGTGCTGGTAGCCTGCTTTCACGCCCGCCGACTCCGCGAACGGATCCTCTGGGATCCGAAAGGTCTGGGTCACTCCGCCTCTCCTTTGCCTGGGGTACCGGTCGGTGCGAGTCCCGACCACAGAGCTCTTGCCATGGCGCGGGCCAGATCGTTGCTGCTCTGTACGTCTCTACTCTCGAGGCGCTCGTGCAGGGCCCGTGTGTGAAGTGCCGCGACTAGCAATTCTGCGGCGGCCTCCGCGTCTTCGACTTCGAGGAGGCCCTGCTCGTGTTCGCGCTCGAGGTGGGATTTCAAGCCATCCTCGAGACTGGGGGAAGGGCTGTCCGTGTGCCGCGCGATGAAGCCGTCGGGTTCGAAGGAGGGATGGGTAACTAGCGGTAGAAGCACGGGCATCAACTCCCTGAAGTAGTTGAGCATCGCCAGTGCGATTTCTTCGAGTCGCACGCACGGGTCTTCGACTCTGCTCGTACACTCGAGCAGAGCATCCACGTCGGGCGCGGGTGGGATCATCGCGGCGAAGAAGAGTTCGGGCTTGGTCGGGAAACGCTGGAAGATCACTCCTTCCGACACGCCGGCCTCGGCGGCAATCGCCCGCGTCGAGGCCCCGAATCCGTCCCGCACGAACAGCTTCCGCGCAGCCGCCAAAAGATCCTCGTCCTGGATCTGTCTCGGACGTGCCATCAGGCGGACTGATTTCCAGTGTTCTGGAGCACATTCCTGCAATTATAAATAAGCAAGTACTCACTTATAAACGACTCCGCACCCCGAGTCAAGAATGAAGTGACGGACCCGGGCAAGCCCGGCCGCCACGCCTGGACGGTCCGCCCCTGATCGCGGAGCCGGGCCGCTCCTACCGGATTCAAAAGCGAGTGTGAAAGCGACTCGGCTTTCACCCCGCGGATGGGCAGTTGCAGACAGGCAAACAGAGTCAGCGCTACACCGCAGTGTTCGGCTTCTGCTGACAAGGAACGCCTCCATTCCCGAAATTTCCTGATAGGCTCGCATCCAAATCGCGGAGGACGTCATGAGCGCACACAGTCTGGGATTCGATGAGACTCGCCTCGAGCACATGGTCCGAACGATCGAAGCCGACGTCGCAAGAGAGCGCTACGACGGAGCCGTGGTACTCGTGGCCCGGCGTGGAAAGATCGCGCTGCACGAGGCAGTGGGTTTTGCCGAGCGGTCGAGTGAGCGGAAGGCGCGCACCGACGACGTTTTTTGCCTCTTCTCGGTGACGAAGACCTTCACTGCTGCGGCCGTACTTGCGCGCGTCGATCGCGGTGAGATCCAACTCACGACCCCGGTCGCCGACGTCCTGCCCGAGTTCGGTGTAAAGGGCAAGCAGCGCGTCAACGTCGGTCATCTGCTGACGCACCGAGGCGGCATGTCCTCGGAACTGCCACCGATTCCCGTCGAAAAACTCGGCGATCTCGAAGCAGTTGCCGCCGCTGTCTGTGACCAGCCCCTGCTCGCTGCACCCGGGAAGCTCGTCAGCTACAGCCCGATCGGCGCCCATTCAGTGCTCGGTGAACTGGTGCGCCGCCTTGACGGTGGCTCGC
The genomic region above belongs to bacterium and contains:
- a CDS encoding TetR/AcrR family transcriptional regulator, producing MARPRQIQDEDLLAAARKLFVRDGFGASTRAIAAEAGVSEGVIFQRFPTKPELFFAAMIPPAPDVDALLECTSRVEDPCVRLEEIALAMLNYFRELMPVLLPLVTHPSFEPDGFIARHTDSPSPSLEDGLKSHLEREHEQGLLEVEDAEAAAELLVAALHTRALHERLESRDVQSSNDLARAMARALWSGLAPTGTPGKGEAE
- a CDS encoding ABC transporter ATP-binding protein yields the protein MTVAQSSRSTLVNLQNVEKSFESPAGTTAALCGIDLEVDRGEYLAIVGRSGSGKSTLLNLIAGIDRPTLGSVSVGGTAVHDLAEGRLARWRGENVGVVFQFFQLMPTLTVVENVMLPMDFLGKSPARERERRALELLERVGVAGHAKKFPATLSGGEQQRVAIARALANDPPLIVADEPTGNLDSHTAADIHRLFEELAASNKTVIVVTHERTKDWGFSRVVRIADGLIDPALMKSES
- a CDS encoding FtsX-like permease family protein, yielding MRPRYRKAVRDLAQDRGRTALVLLALIIGVWGLSSVVVSNVISTRDLRDNYLATNPASATLWVARGEDPVSIARARPGVFDAELRSLTRGRIQLGVDKWIPLHLFIVEDFQDLRISRFDLEKGQWPAGLAEIAIERDARQLMPMAIGDSLTFRFPGQNLRRELQVSAFVHDPGQAPSRMEHLIYGYVSLASARALGLLPPHQQLKITVGERPFERAHIREVAQDVRTSLSNEGIEVFTVEIPRPGRHPHQGQLEALLLLQISIGSMALVLSGVLIINMLSALLARQIREIGIMKAIGARPAQVMVIYFGMVTALALLGLAIGLPLGIASGRGFASVVAGQLNFDVMTLSTPVSVLVSLALAGLALPLLAAGYPVWRGTRVSVQAALLTRGTDRIPRAASLFAGTVGGPRRLLLAVRNSARRPARLVLTVATLALGLATFLVALNLRASLGETLRAASDSRPYDVEVIFEQPVSRARIAEIVKGTPGVTDWEAWGGGLASLVHSDGLSPTRFSALFPPEGARMELPMLSGRWGDVTGERSVVINQGMMEFNPSLQVGDSLVIRMGEPDASDSTWRLAGIAKEIGGPPKAYLLNAGKTAGEAALSLHVSTAAHDSTFQQEVVRRLEARFERSGVDIRLSLSKAENLQVIVDHLDVIFYFLTVASFFVLTVGGVGLVSTLSMNVLERRRETGVLRSIGASNTAIIGLLVTEGQIAGALSWGLAALVAWPASRVISDFFGHLILGTPLDFAVSDAGLTGSAILVVIFTGLVSAWPAWRVTREPLPEVLAYE